A stretch of the Fusobacterium varium genome encodes the following:
- a CDS encoding putative ABC transporter ATP-binding protein: MFKIFKPFIPKSILASLFKMGEAFCDLSLPLIMAKIIDIGVSNKDLTYITKMGGIMVAIALVGYICSIFCNYFSVHSTQNFGASLRDKVFTKIQSFNFVHLNKFTQASLITRITKDVDQIMNMFLMCIRMVLRGLVTGIGAVIMAVSINPVLAILFIFIVPAIVGITMYYMKKSFDIYAEVQKKLDNLTLVMRENLTGIRVIRALSKEKIEAERFKEKNDDLKLKTIEADNLMASKLPFITLIMNIGVVAVLWFGGIRVNYGKMHLGEVVAFINYLNMLLFSMNALSFLFTLYSRTAISYRRVKEVLSEDIANMSEEEFERIFTDTVIEFKDVSFSYDNTDNYILENINLKIKKGENIGIIGGIGSGKTSLISLIPKFYEVTKGEILIDGINVNKYKEKELRDKIGIVMQKSFLFSQSIEQNIKWGKEQASDEAVRNVISIVQGKDFVEKLPDQYKTEVTKGGTNFSGGQKQRLSIARTLIKEPEILIFDDSFSALDFITEYNLKNKLKTYLKNTTILTISQRVASLMKMDRIIVMDNGKVVGFDSHAALTKNCEIYREICESQEICIPGGNHCEV; this comes from the coding sequence ATGTTCAAAATTTTTAAACCTTTTATACCTAAATCTATATTAGCCTCGCTCTTTAAAATGGGAGAAGCATTCTGTGATCTATCTCTTCCCTTGATAATGGCTAAAATTATAGATATAGGTGTTTCTAATAAAGATTTAACATATATTACTAAAATGGGTGGAATCATGGTAGCTATTGCATTGGTTGGATATATATGTTCTATCTTCTGCAATTATTTTTCTGTCCATTCAACTCAAAATTTTGGTGCTTCTCTTAGAGATAAAGTGTTTACTAAAATACAAAGTTTCAACTTTGTACATCTTAATAAATTTACTCAAGCATCTCTTATTACAAGAATAACTAAAGATGTAGATCAGATTATGAATATGTTTCTTATGTGTATAAGAATGGTGTTGAGAGGCCTTGTAACAGGTATAGGAGCTGTAATCATGGCTGTATCCATCAATCCTGTTCTTGCTATACTTTTCATATTCATAGTCCCAGCTATTGTTGGAATTACTATGTATTACATGAAAAAATCTTTTGATATTTATGCTGAAGTACAAAAAAAACTTGATAATCTTACTCTTGTAATGAGAGAAAACCTTACAGGTATCAGAGTCATTCGTGCTCTTTCAAAAGAAAAAATTGAAGCTGAAAGATTTAAGGAAAAAAATGATGATCTTAAACTAAAAACAATTGAAGCTGACAATCTTATGGCGAGTAAACTCCCATTTATTACTCTTATAATGAATATTGGAGTTGTTGCTGTTCTATGGTTTGGAGGTATCAGAGTAAACTATGGAAAAATGCATTTAGGAGAAGTTGTAGCTTTTATAAATTATCTTAATATGCTTCTTTTTTCAATGAATGCTCTTTCATTTCTTTTTACTTTGTATAGCAGAACTGCTATATCATATAGAAGGGTTAAAGAAGTTCTCTCTGAAGATATAGCTAATATGTCAGAAGAAGAATTTGAAAGAATATTCACAGATACAGTTATTGAATTTAAAGATGTTTCATTTTCATATGATAATACTGATAATTATATTCTTGAAAATATAAATTTAAAAATAAAAAAAGGCGAAAATATTGGAATAATTGGAGGTATAGGTTCTGGTAAAACTTCTCTTATATCCCTTATTCCTAAATTTTATGAAGTAACTAAAGGTGAAATTCTTATAGATGGCATAAATGTTAATAAATATAAAGAAAAAGAATTAAGAGATAAAATAGGAATAGTAATGCAGAAATCATTTCTTTTCTCTCAAAGTATAGAGCAGAATATTAAATGGGGGAAAGAACAAGCTTCTGATGAAGCTGTTAGAAATGTCATATCTATAGTTCAAGGAAAAGATTTTGTTGAAAAGCTTCCTGACCAGTATAAAACTGAAGTGACTAAAGGTGGAACTAATTTTTCTGGTGGTCAGAAACAAAGACTTTCTATAGCTAGAACTCTTATCAAAGAACCTGAAATACTAATATTTGATGACAGTTTTAGTGCTTTAGATTTTATAACAGAATATAATCTTAAAAACAAACTTAAAACTTATCTTAAAAATACTACTATTCTTACTATTTCCCAAAGAGTTGCTTCTCTTATGAAAATGGACAGAATAATAGTAATGGATAATGGAAAAGTAGTAGGATTTGATTCCCATGCTGCTTTAACTAAAAATTGTGAAATCTATAGAGAAATATGTGAATCACAAGAAATTTGTATACCAGGGGGGAATCATTGTGAAGTATAA
- a CDS encoding putative TRAP transporter small permease protein produces the protein MKNIIQKILSLDLLISGLALIILIILTFLGSLMRYIMNSPIIWQEEVQIGLAIWVIFFGASAAFRYSNHIAIDMIVDMFPKNIQRIIEVIIAVVTISVLFFMLINGKNLVLQFIKTNRSTNILHIPIQYIYLAIPVGCFLMIVNYIIAEIKVIFGKDLIGLGEEE, from the coding sequence ATGAAAAATATAATTCAAAAAATTCTTAGTTTAGATTTACTAATTTCAGGGCTTGCCCTGATAATACTTATAATTCTTACATTTTTAGGATCTCTAATGCGTTATATCATGAACAGTCCTATAATATGGCAGGAAGAGGTTCAAATTGGTTTGGCAATATGGGTAATATTTTTTGGTGCAAGTGCAGCATTTCGTTATTCAAATCATATAGCTATTGATATGATAGTTGATATGTTTCCTAAAAATATTCAAAGAATAATTGAAGTGATAATAGCTGTAGTAACTATAAGTGTTTTATTTTTTATGTTGATAAATGGAAAAAACTTAGTTCTTCAATTTATAAAAACTAATAGAAGTACAAATATATTGCATATTCCTATTCAATATATTTATTTGGCTATACCTGTTGGATGTTTTCTTATGATAGTAAATTATATAATAGCAGAAATAAAAGTTATATTTGGAAAAGATTTAATTGGTTTAGGAGAGGAGGAGTAA
- a CDS encoding TRAP transporter periplasmic component: MKKIFSMVIVVLSVLLIGCSGDKKEDGTKAEKPIVIQFGHDNNPGDPVQEAALYWAKILSERSNGKMKLEVFPSGQLGSKSDLIDQMLAGDAIVAIGNGPFYADRGVPDLGIMQAPYLFENWEQLDKLTASDWWREKENELEKNGLKIVGKNWRYGVRHTITTKPVKNVADLKGMKIRTQSSTVHVKGFEVLGATPTPMALSEVYTSLQQGTIDGLENPLSVIYSGKYQEVAKYLMLDGHIRDLSSICIGNEFFNTLTKEEQDLLILTCTEAGEYQNKLAAKADEECLEKLKKEGVTVTEVNFDEFRKAAEPFYQDKTLLNKWSNGLAEKINSIIE, translated from the coding sequence ATGAAAAAAATATTTTCAATGGTAATAGTAGTTTTATCAGTATTATTAATAGGATGTTCAGGGGATAAAAAAGAAGATGGAACAAAAGCAGAGAAGCCAATAGTAATACAATTTGGGCATGACAATAATCCAGGAGATCCAGTTCAAGAGGCAGCACTATACTGGGCAAAAATACTTTCTGAGCGTAGTAATGGGAAAATGAAACTAGAGGTATTTCCTTCAGGGCAGTTAGGATCTAAAAGTGATTTGATTGATCAAATGCTTGCTGGAGATGCAATAGTAGCTATTGGAAATGGACCATTCTATGCAGATAGAGGAGTTCCTGATTTAGGTATTATGCAGGCACCATACTTATTTGAAAATTGGGAACAACTTGATAAATTAACAGCTAGTGACTGGTGGAGAGAAAAAGAAAATGAATTAGAAAAAAATGGACTAAAAATAGTTGGAAAAAACTGGAGATATGGAGTAAGACATACTATAACTACAAAACCTGTTAAAAATGTAGCTGATTTAAAAGGAATGAAAATACGTACTCAAAGTAGTACAGTTCATGTAAAAGGATTTGAAGTATTAGGAGCAACACCTACTCCAATGGCACTTTCAGAAGTTTACACATCTCTTCAACAAGGAACAATTGATGGTTTAGAAAATCCGTTATCTGTAATTTATAGTGGAAAATATCAAGAGGTTGCAAAATATCTTATGCTTGATGGACATATAAGAGATTTATCATCTATATGTATAGGAAATGAATTCTTTAATACTTTAACTAAAGAAGAACAGGATTTATTAATATTGACTTGTACAGAAGCTGGAGAATATCAAAATAAATTAGCTGCAAAAGCTGATGAAGAATGTTTAGAGAAATTAAAAAAAGAAGGGGTAACAGTAACAGAAGTTAATTTTGATGAATTTAGAAAAGCAGCAGAGCCTTTCTATCAAGATAAGACATTATTAAATAAATGGTCAAATGGTTTAGCAGAAAAAATAAATTCTATTATAGAGTAA
- a CDS encoding cold-shock protein: MKGTVKWFNQEKGFGFITGEDGKDIFAHFSQIQKDGFKTLNENEEVTYDVIEGQKGPQAANIKTK; the protein is encoded by the coding sequence ATGAAAGGTACAGTTAAATGGTTTAACCAAGAAAAAGGATTTGGATTTATTACTGGTGAGGATGGAAAAGATATATTCGCTCACTTCTCTCAAATCCAAAAAGATGGATTCAAAACTTTAAATGAAAATGAAGAAGTTACTTATGATGTAATTGAAGGTCAAAAAGGACCTCAAGCAGCTAACATCAAAACTAAATAA
- a CDS encoding putative transposase has product MQKPTNNNIFFQLNQPKLFNFLQYEISDDDPVRKLSSILEGLDFSSLMQAFSYKTKVHPIRMFSIIVYAYSRNLTSTRDIEMACHENIKFRFLLQDSKIPDHSTISRFLVKTEDILPDLFEQFVEKIFEMENISTETIYIDGTKIEAYANKYTFVWKKSIEKYRDRLDKKILELISNFNDDFNLQYDNFLEIYSYLSNLNFQIVKGRGKRKSKEQKYLELCAEYLEKYQKYSNHFKNLNGRNSYSKTDIDATFMRMKDDHMRNGQLKPGYNLQIGVISEYISSYEIFSNSSDSKTLIPFLEKISSQNLEIKNIVADAGYESISNYEYLEKMDYTSYIKPIYFEKSKIRKFKNDLNGVENLIYNNSENKLFRKDGLELEFLYSNKNNTVQYFWNPETNKKIKYNARFRILSNKSKENVSSNYGKQLRMNRSIQVEGAFAVLKEDMKLRKLKVRSKKSVLREICLFCIAYNFNRYLSRNINNRLGTTLHSLKVA; this is encoded by the coding sequence ATGCAAAAACCAACTAATAATAACATTTTTTTTCAATTAAATCAACCTAAACTTTTTAATTTTTTACAATATGAAATTTCTGATGATGATCCTGTAAGAAAACTTAGCTCAATATTGGAGGGATTAGATTTTAGTAGTTTAATGCAAGCATTTTCTTACAAAACAAAGGTACATCCTATCAGAATGTTTTCTATCATTGTTTATGCCTATTCGCGCAATTTAACTTCTACTAGAGATATAGAAATGGCTTGCCATGAAAATATTAAATTTAGGTTTCTTTTACAAGATTCTAAAATTCCTGATCACTCTACTATTTCTAGATTCTTAGTAAAAACTGAAGATATTCTTCCAGATCTATTTGAACAATTCGTTGAAAAAATTTTTGAAATGGAAAATATTTCCACTGAAACAATATATATTGATGGCACTAAAATTGAAGCATATGCTAATAAATATACATTTGTTTGGAAAAAATCTATTGAGAAATACAGAGATAGATTAGATAAAAAAATTCTTGAACTAATTTCAAATTTTAATGATGATTTCAACTTACAATATGACAACTTCCTTGAAATATATTCATATCTTTCTAATTTGAATTTTCAAATAGTCAAAGGTAGAGGAAAGAGAAAATCTAAAGAGCAAAAGTATTTAGAATTATGCGCAGAATACTTAGAAAAGTATCAAAAATATTCTAATCATTTTAAAAATCTTAATGGTAGAAATAGCTATTCAAAAACTGATATAGATGCTACTTTTATGAGAATGAAAGATGACCATATGAGAAATGGTCAATTAAAACCTGGATATAATCTACAAATAGGAGTGATTAGTGAATATATTTCTTCATATGAAATTTTTTCTAACTCTTCTGATTCTAAAACTTTGATTCCATTTTTAGAGAAAATTTCATCTCAAAATTTAGAAATTAAAAATATTGTAGCTGATGCAGGATATGAAAGTATTTCAAATTATGAATATTTGGAAAAAATGGACTATACTTCATATATAAAACCAATATATTTTGAAAAATCTAAAATCAGAAAGTTTAAAAATGATTTAAACGGAGTAGAAAATTTAATATATAATAATTCTGAAAATAAGCTATTTAGAAAAGATGGATTAGAATTAGAATTTCTATACTCTAACAAAAATAATACAGTTCAATATTTTTGGAATCCTGAAACTAACAAAAAAATTAAGTACAATGCGAGATTTAGAATTTTATCAAATAAATCAAAAGAGAATGTATCAAGCAATTATGGAAAACAATTAAGAATGAACAGAAGTATTCAAGTAGAAGGTGCTTTTGCAGTTTTGAAAGAAGATATGAAATTGCGAAAATTAAAAGTTCGAAGTAAAAAAAGTGTTTTAAGAGAAATATGTTTGTTTTGTATCGCTTACAACTTCAACAGATATCTAAGCAGAAATATAAATAATCGCTTAGGAACAACACTTCACTCATTAAAAGTAGCTTAG
- a CDS encoding putative 2-dehydro-3-deoxyphosphogluconate aldolase has translation MYEELLNILRKEKIVAILRDVPLEKFESTLEILKEEEIKILEITLNSKNVEKQFEILKEKYSKDFIIGAGTVVTLEGLNFAVKNGAKFILTPNMDEEILKEAEKIGILCVCGFFTASEAMKAKKYSCCKILKLFPAGEVPFSYLKSLKGPINDLECMAVGGVNANNISEFLKAGFSCLGIGSSLVDNKLIKAGRFNELRENIIAIKKAAESF, from the coding sequence ATGTATGAAGAATTACTAAATATATTAAGAAAAGAAAAAATAGTAGCAATACTAAGAGATGTTCCTTTAGAAAAATTTGAAAGTACATTGGAGATTTTAAAAGAAGAAGAAATTAAAATTCTTGAAATAACATTAAATAGTAAAAATGTAGAAAAACAGTTTGAAATACTTAAAGAGAAATATTCTAAAGATTTTATAATTGGAGCAGGGACAGTAGTAACATTAGAGGGATTAAATTTTGCTGTAAAAAATGGAGCTAAATTTATACTTACACCTAATATGGATGAAGAAATATTAAAAGAAGCAGAAAAGATTGGAATATTATGTGTATGTGGATTTTTTACAGCTTCTGAAGCTATGAAAGCTAAGAAATATAGCTGTTGTAAAATTTTAAAATTATTCCCAGCAGGAGAAGTACCATTTTCTTATTTAAAATCTCTTAAAGGGCCAATTAACGATCTTGAATGTATGGCAGTAGGAGGAGTTAATGCAAATAATATTTCTGAATTCTTAAAAGCTGGTTTCAGCTGTCTTGGAATAGGGAGTTCCTTAGTGGATAACAAACTTATAAAAGCAGGAAGATTTAATGAATTAAGAGAAAATATAATTGCTATAAAAAAAGCTGCTGAAAGTTTTTAG
- a CDS encoding putative transcriptional regulator has translation MLNKSTLKTMEILEKISNSKNGMTITQLSKELEIPRSSVDDIVKALVFKNYLYCCDESLKLYQLGNKIFELSLKMREKREILDIVTPFLRELVDEFNDTLFFGLKDEDDVLYLSKIESSKTVRTTAVLGSRKSLYYTGLGKAILSTYSEKDLEEYISRTKLEPKTDYTIIDSDKLKKDILETKKRGYSIDYREGDIEVSCVAAPIYQEGKIFGAISLAGLYTTIDGEETKRRGKKIKDTAKKISEILN, from the coding sequence ATGTTGAATAAGTCGACTTTAAAAACAATGGAAATACTTGAAAAAATTTCTAACTCAAAAAATGGAATGACAATAACACAGCTTTCAAAAGAATTGGAAATTCCAAGAAGTTCTGTGGATGATATAGTAAAAGCTTTAGTTTTTAAAAATTATCTTTATTGTTGTGATGAAAGTTTAAAATTGTATCAACTTGGAAATAAAATATTTGAACTTTCATTAAAAATGAGAGAAAAAAGGGAAATATTAGATATAGTAACACCATTTTTAAGAGAATTAGTTGATGAATTTAATGATACATTATTTTTTGGATTGAAGGATGAAGATGATGTATTATATCTTTCAAAGATAGAAAGCTCAAAAACTGTGAGGACTACAGCAGTATTAGGAAGCAGAAAATCATTATATTATACAGGACTTGGAAAAGCAATTTTATCAACTTATTCTGAAAAAGACTTAGAAGAGTATATTTCTAGAACAAAATTAGAACCTAAGACAGACTATACAATAATTGATTCAGATAAGCTAAAAAAAGATATTTTGGAAACAAAAAAGAGAGGATATTCTATAGATTATAGAGAAGGAGATATAGAGGTTTCTTGTGTAGCAGCTCCAATATACCAAGAAGGGAAAATATTTGGAGCAATAAGTTTAGCAGGGCTATACACAACGATAGATGGAGAGGAAACAAAAAGAAGAGGGAAGAAAATAAAAGATACAGCAAAAAAAATATCAGAAATTTTAAATTAA
- a CDS encoding putative efflux transporter, whose amino-acid sequence MFDKLRLDKRFIKTLLVLAVPIILQSLVTASLNLLDNLMIGSLGENEIAAVGISNQFYMVYYYSIMGITLGAGIFMSQFWGKKDVSSIHKFLGISLVFGMLATIFYAAAAFFIPEKIMSIFTREVSVISLGRDYLRMVALSYIFTTVSLAFAASLRSIGQTKIPMYGSLVGLVFNGILNYMFIFGKFGAPVMGVAGAALGTTVSRSMELSFILFIIYKNKNVVAENISQLLDFNFSLVIKFFKTATPVIFNDVMWIGGITAYFIAYSKLGTNATATMQIANTINNVFNIFGIGIASASAILIGNKIGAGLEEEAKKDALKISVFGVMVGIIIGIVFFAVAPLIAMLFKITPETYHNVIIVLRIMAAALPLRFFGIVQIIGVLRGGGDVLYAIVTELVAVWCIGVPLSFLGAVYFKFPIILVYLMVCLEEPFKVAATIPRLRSGKWIKNLIK is encoded by the coding sequence ATGTTTGATAAATTGAGATTAGATAAAAGATTCATAAAAACTCTGCTGGTACTAGCAGTTCCAATAATATTACAAAGTCTTGTAACAGCTTCATTAAATCTTTTGGATAATTTGATGATAGGAAGTTTAGGAGAGAATGAAATTGCCGCTGTTGGGATATCAAATCAATTTTATATGGTTTATTATTATTCTATAATGGGAATAACTTTAGGAGCTGGAATATTTATGTCACAGTTTTGGGGAAAGAAGGATGTATCCAGCATACATAAATTTTTAGGAATATCTCTTGTGTTTGGAATGTTAGCAACCATTTTTTATGCAGCAGCAGCATTTTTTATTCCAGAAAAAATAATGAGTATATTTACTAGAGAAGTAAGTGTAATCTCATTAGGAAGAGATTATTTGAGAATGGTAGCTTTGAGTTATATATTTACCACTGTATCCTTAGCTTTTGCTGCTTCTCTCAGAAGTATAGGCCAGACAAAGATACCTATGTATGGAAGTTTAGTAGGACTTGTATTTAATGGTATTTTAAATTATATGTTTATATTTGGTAAATTTGGAGCTCCTGTTATGGGAGTAGCTGGAGCTGCTTTAGGAACTACTGTATCAAGAAGCATGGAACTTTCCTTTATACTTTTTATAATATATAAAAATAAGAATGTTGTAGCAGAGAACATATCTCAACTTTTAGATTTTAATTTTTCTCTTGTAATAAAGTTTTTTAAAACAGCTACACCAGTTATATTTAATGATGTAATGTGGATAGGAGGAATAACAGCATATTTCATAGCTTATTCAAAATTAGGAACAAATGCTACTGCTACTATGCAGATAGCCAATACAATAAATAACGTATTTAATATATTTGGAATAGGTATAGCTTCAGCATCTGCTATATTGATTGGAAATAAGATAGGAGCAGGACTTGAAGAAGAAGCTAAAAAAGATGCCCTGAAAATATCAGTATTTGGAGTCATGGTTGGTATAATAATAGGAATAGTATTTTTTGCAGTAGCCCCTCTTATAGCAATGCTGTTTAAAATAACTCCAGAAACTTATCATAATGTAATAATTGTATTAAGAATAATGGCAGCAGCTCTTCCATTGAGATTTTTTGGAATAGTACAGATTATAGGTGTACTTCGTGGGGGTGGAGATGTCCTCTATGCAATAGTAACTGAATTAGTTGCTGTTTGGTGTATTGGAGTTCCATTATCATTTTTAGGAGCTGTATATTTTAAGTTTCCAATAATTTTAGTGTATCTTATGGTGTGTTTGGAAGAGCCCTTTAAAGTCGCAGCTACTATTCCAAGACTTCGTTCGGGAAAATGGATAAAAAATTTAATAAAATAA